From the genome of Deltaproteobacteria bacterium, one region includes:
- a CDS encoding DUF4160 domain-containing protein: MYCYLLPYVVIDNIVYVLEEILAKIRRNGYIFITWKGDHSPRHVHVFKNGREILKWDLENNLVMSGKITCKLLKIIQSLVREGEL; this comes from the coding sequence ATATATTGCTATCTATTACCTTATGTGGTAATAGATAACATAGTCTATGTACTCGAGGAAATTTTGGCCAAAATCCGTCGCAATGGTTACATTTTCATCACATGGAAGGGCGATCATTCTCCAAGGCACGTACACGTCTTTAAGAATGGGCGCGAAATTCTGAAGTGGGACTTGGAAAATAATCTCGTCATGAGCGGAAAAATTACTTGTAAATTACTGAAAATCATCCAATCCCTGGTTAGAGAGGGTGAGCTTTGA